ATGGTCGACGACTTTCAAATATTAATTACCTTAATATTCctgaatctattttttttctttgtacatCAATTAAATCACCAAAATATGGATTAGAATTAGAGATTTTCTAGCATTAGAGATTTTAAAGtccataaaaattgaatttatagGCAAAATCCACATGTGAGAGTGCCTTGGTTGACCCTTCAAGTCTCCTCGAATGATCCTCAATTATTTACGTccactttctccttttgttgaTTAGTCAAActttctcatttctttcttttactgtTACCATGTCagatttttttaccaaaccaATGGTCAAATATTTCCATTTCACATACTTTTTCGCTGCTTCCTTCACGATTGACGCAAGTCTTCCATGCAGCTACACGTGAAGGCACTGCACAAGGCAATGCTCACGCGCCTGAATATTCAGAGGTACAGCACCTGTTTCATCACTCTAAAAGTCATTGGTTCGATGCATCCTGACGTGAGATGAGGCGTGTTTATATCCCTAGCACCAAGCGCCACCTATAAAATCTGCTTCACCCTCTCTAACACTGCTCATCAAAACAAAGTTATCTCTATTTCGAAACAAATGGCTTGCTCGTCGTGCTTCTACATGTTCatactctttcttttcttatactTGTCGTCTCAGCCTATTGGCgcgcacaatctctctctttctacgAAACCTCTGTGTCTCGAAGACGAAATGTCTGCATTGCTGCAATTTAAAGAGAGATATGACACCACCAAGACTCTATCTTGGAAAATTAGTCAGGATTGCTGCTCCTGGGATGGGATCGAGTGTGATGAGAACACGGGCCATGTTATTGTTCTCGATCTGGGAAGTAGTTCTCTCGGTGGTTCTATCGACAACAACAGTACCCTCTTCCAGCTTACTCATCTTGAAAAGCTTGATCTCAGTGACAATCACTTCTACTCTCAAATACCGTCCCGAGTTGGAGATCTCTCGAGATTGACTCATCTCGAcctctctttttccatttattctGGCCAAGTCCCCACAGAAATCTTCAAGCTGACGAGGTTGGTGTACCTCAACTTGTgtgacaattattttttatatgatcCATATCATCCTATTTCTACACATCCGTTGGAGATGAAAGCACTGGGCCTGAGAAGCCTAGCTCAAAATATGACTAGCCTGGAAGAACTTTGCCTTGGTTCCGTCAAAATTTCATCCCAAGTGCCCAACACTCTAGCGAATCTGTCATCACTGAGAAGGCTGGACATGTCTCGGTGCGACCTGCACGGTGTTTTTCCATctaccatttttcatttaccGAAGCTGCGATATCTAGATGTGGGTGGCAACGAAGCTCTCACAGGCCGATTGTCGGACTTTAACTCAAGCAGTCCTCTTGAAGAGCTGGGACTGCCAGCCACGAGCTTTTCTGGGGAGCTACCCTCCTCAATTGGAATCCTTCCTTCCTTGAGCAATCTCGATGTAAGCAACTGCGAATTCTTAGGATCCATCCCGGCTTCACTTGCTAATCTTAGCAACCTCAAATACCTGGATGTCTCAGGGAATCATTCACTACCCAGTccatttcctctctttcttgggtttggaagaagaagaagctcacATATTTGGCACTCGGAACGATCAATTTATATGGCGAGATTCCACCTTCAATTGGAAACTTGTCTCAGCTTTATTGGTTAAACTTAGATGGCAACCAATTAAGCGGTGCTATCCCATCTCAGCTCATGAACCTCACTCAGCTAACTACTTTGAACCTCAGAAGTAATCAACTATCGGGTTCTATACCGTCTTGGCTTATGAACATGACTCAACTGGTCGAGCTTGACCTTGCAGTCAATAACTTCCACGGTGAGATACCTTCATCAATCTCTCAACTTCAAAATCTCAGCTACCTCCTCCTTTTCAAAAACAACTTCAATGGTACTC
The sequence above is drawn from the Eucalyptus grandis isolate ANBG69807.140 chromosome 11, ASM1654582v1, whole genome shotgun sequence genome and encodes:
- the LOC120289699 gene encoding receptor-like protein 7, translating into MSALLQFKERYDTTKTLSWKISQDCCSWDGIECDENTGHVIVLDLGSSSLGGSIDNNSTLFQLTHLEKLDLSDNHFYSQIPSRVGDLSRLTHLDLSFSIYSGQVPTEIFKLTRLVYLNLCDNYFLYDPYHPISTHPLEMKALGLRSLAQNMTSLEELCLGSVKISSQVPNTLANLSSLRRLDMSRCDLHGVFPSTIFHLPKLRYLDVGGNEALTGRLSDFNSSSPLEELGLPATSFSGELPSSIGILPSLSNLDVSNCEFLGSIPASLANLSNLKYLDVSGNHSLPSPFPLFLGWQPIKRCYPISAHEPHSANYFEPQK